The Prodigiosinella aquatilis region TGCTGGCCTGACGAGCCTTGTTGTACACCAACTGCAGCTCTTTGATCAGGCTGCCGCCATTATCGGTTGCGGCCTTCATCGCTACCATTCGCGCGGCCTGCTCACTGGCCAGGTTTTCTACGACACCCTGATAAACCTGAGACTCCACATAACGACGCAACAGGGTATCCAGTAGCGACTTAGGATCGGGTTCATACAGATAATCCCAGGATTTCTTTTTCAGTTCGCCATCTTCTGCGGGTGGCAGCGGCAGCAACTGAACAACTTGTGGAACCTGAGACATGGTATTGATGAATTTGTTACCCACGATATACAGCTTGTCCAGGCGACCTTCGTCGTAGGCTTGCAGCATAACTTTTACCGGACCGATCAATTCAGACAGAGTGGGGTTATCTCCCATACCGGTAACCTGAGCAACAATGTTTCCACCTACTGAACCAAAGAAAGACATACCTTTAGAGCCAATCAGCGCCAGATCACTCTCAACGCCTTTATCACTCCATGCTTTCATTTCAGCCAGCAGTTTTTTGAACAAATTAATATTCAAACCACCACACAAGCCACGGTCAGTAGACACCACCAGATACCCAACATGTTTTACTTCACGTTCTTCCAGGTACGGGTGCTTGTATTCCAAATTTCCCAACGCAAGGTGACCGATCACTTTGCGTATGGTTTCTGCATAAGGACGGCTGGCCGCCATACGATCCTGCGATTTACGCATTTTGGAAGCAGCAACCATTTCCATCGCTTTAGTGATCTTCTGCGTATTTTGGACGCTTCCGATCTTACTACGTATCTCTTTTGCGCCGGCCATTTTAGCTTCTCCTCAATGCCTAGCGACCTGCCATAAGGCAGGCCACGGGGCGTTACCAGGACTGGGTTGCCTTAAAGGTATCAAGGATAGTCTTGAATTTATCCTCGATCTCATCGTTATAAGCGCCAGTCTGGCTGAGTTGTTGCAGAAGATCGCCATGCTCACGATTGGCATAGGCCAACAGTGACGCTTCAAAACTGCCAACTTTCGCCAGTTCAACGTCTTCCAGATAACCACGTTCGGCGGAAAACAGTACCAGCGACTGCAATGCAACAGACATCGGTGCATACTGTT contains the following coding sequences:
- the atpG gene encoding F0F1 ATP synthase subunit gamma; its protein translation is MAGAKEIRSKIGSVQNTQKITKAMEMVAASKMRKSQDRMAASRPYAETIRKVIGHLALGNLEYKHPYLEEREVKHVGYLVVSTDRGLCGGLNINLFKKLLAEMKAWSDKGVESDLALIGSKGMSFFGSVGGNIVAQVTGMGDNPTLSELIGPVKVMLQAYDEGRLDKLYIVGNKFINTMSQVPQVVQLLPLPPAEDGELKKKSWDYLYEPDPKSLLDTLLRRYVESQVYQGVVENLASEQAARMVAMKAATDNGGSLIKELQLVYNKARQASITQELTEIVGGASAV